From Helicobacter sp. MIT 21-1697, one genomic window encodes:
- a CDS encoding 3'-5' exonuclease, translating to MTYHQLFEKLRQKPMSEAQFYIYVKNIGGLYADIASELELLKGSGAPLYIQKHNGELYFSLSTQHQEWQKGNLVFVDIETNGAKPQQCQIIEIGALKIKGGEIIDTFESYVYADEVPENITQLTGICQADIAYAPSIKEVLGEFRTFLGADVFVAHNVNFDYGFVDYHLRQCGLFGLLNPKLCTIELAKKTILSPRYALGFLNEFLGIRTAVAHRAYADALTSFRVFEIASMMFPPFVKSMQDLIDFSKGRLKLNYNTPYYAPK from the coding sequence ATGACATATCATCAGCTTTTTGAAAAACTCCGCCAAAAGCCTATGAGTGAGGCACAATTTTATATTTATGTAAAAAATATAGGAGGATTGTATGCAGATATAGCATCTGAACTTGAATTACTTAAAGGTTCAGGTGCGCCTTTGTATATCCAAAAACACAATGGTGAATTATATTTTAGTTTAAGCACACAGCATCAAGAATGGCAAAAGGGCAATTTAGTTTTTGTAGATATTGAAACCAATGGGGCTAAACCTCAACAATGTCAAATTATTGAGATTGGTGCGCTCAAAATAAAAGGTGGGGAGATTATAGATACATTTGAAAGCTATGTTTATGCTGATGAAGTGCCAGAAAATATCACACAGCTCACAGGCATTTGCCAAGCGGATATTGCCTATGCACCTTCCATTAAAGAAGTTTTAGGAGAATTTAGGACATTTTTAGGCGCAGATGTTTTTGTGGCGCATAATGTAAATTTTGATTATGGCTTTGTGGATTATCATTTGCGTCAATGTGGATTGTTTGGGCTGCTTAATCCTAAACTTTGCACGATTGAGCTTGCTAAAAAAACGATTCTCTCTCCTCGTTATGCTCTTGGCTTTTTAAATGAATTTTTGGGCATACGCACAGCAGTTGCCCATCGTGCCTATGCTGATGCGCTTACAAGTTTTAGAGTTTTTGAAATTGCTTCAATGATGTTTCCACCTTTTGTCAAAAGTATGCAAGATTTGATTGATTTTTCAAAAGGGCGGCTCAAGCTTAATTATAACACACCTTATTATGCACCAAAATAA
- the prmC gene encoding peptide chain release factor N(5)-glutamine methyltransferase — MICSIDTLLEDSISRLCQADATFELKPRYESELLLSFLLGVPRTYLHTHSTQNIESALVQRFYTLINERAKGKPIEYITHQANFYGRSFYVDERVLIPRPETEILIDKADEIIKKQKLDSIAEVGIGSGIITTTLALLHPQCQFFATDISEQAIEVSKRNITTYVPNANITLQCCSLLPSHITPQLIISNPPYIKDDYPISTPLRYEPKIALFAGKDGLETLKSLINECATRQVWLLCEMGYDQKAALEHILEQNGAKHICFYKDLSGWDRAFSAYFGA; from the coding sequence ATGATATGCAGTATTGACACGCTTTTAGAAGATTCTATTTCTCGTCTTTGTCAAGCTGATGCTACTTTTGAACTCAAACCCAGATATGAATCTGAACTCCTCCTCTCATTCCTGCTGGGTGTTCCACGCACCTATCTCCACACTCATAGCACACAAAATATAGAATCTGCTCTTGTGCAAAGATTCTATACGCTTATAAATGAACGCGCAAAGGGCAAACCTATTGAATACATTACACATCAGGCAAATTTTTATGGGAGAAGTTTTTATGTTGATGAACGCGTATTAATCCCGCGCCCCGAAACTGAAATACTTATTGACAAAGCAGATGAAATCATTAAAAAACAAAAATTAGATTCCATAGCAGAGGTAGGAATAGGTTCAGGCATTATCACTACCACACTTGCGCTCCTCCACCCACAATGCCAATTTTTTGCCACAGATATAAGTGAGCAAGCCATTGAAGTAAGCAAACGCAATATCACCACTTATGTGCCAAATGCAAATATTACACTGCAATGTTGCTCCTTACTTCCCTCGCATATAACCCCACAGCTTATTATCTCAAATCCTCCTTACATCAAAGATGATTATCCTATAAGCACACCTCTACGCTATGAGCCCAAAATTGCACTTTTTGCTGGCAAAGATGGCTTAGAGACATTAAAGTCCCTCATTAACGAATGTGCCACTCGTCAAGTATGGTTATTGTGCGAAATGGGCTATGACCAAAAAGCAGCACTAGAGCATATTTTAGAACAAAATGGTGCAAAACATATTTGCTTTTACAAAGATTTAAGTGGCTGGGATAGGGCATTTAGCGCTTATTTTGGTGCATAA
- the rpe gene encoding ribulose-phosphate 3-epimerase, with translation MSKDILVAPSMLSADFATLGQEVEDICKAGCDFVHIDVMDGHFVPNLTMGPMIVQSIAKRASKPLDIHLMVKNVPFFVDLFLPLKPAFMSVHIEEVQHLHRLIWHIKESGVKAGVVLNPHTSEQNLEYILPDIDLILLMSVNPGFGGQSFIPHSIKKLQNLKKMRDRLNPSCLLEIDGGVSDKNIADLKAAGIDMVVAGSFIFNSTDYAKAIAALK, from the coding sequence ATGAGTAAAGACATATTGGTAGCCCCGAGTATGCTTTCTGCAGATTTTGCAACATTAGGGCAAGAAGTTGAAGATATATGCAAAGCAGGGTGTGATTTTGTGCATATTGATGTAATGGACGGGCATTTTGTGCCAAATCTCACAATGGGTCCTATGATTGTGCAAAGCATTGCTAAAAGGGCAAGCAAGCCTTTAGATATTCATCTTATGGTCAAAAATGTTCCCTTTTTTGTGGATTTATTTCTGCCTTTAAAACCTGCATTTATGAGCGTGCATATTGAGGAAGTACAGCACTTACACCGCCTGATTTGGCATATTAAAGAATCTGGCGTAAAAGCAGGCGTGGTGCTTAATCCACACACAAGTGAGCAAAATTTAGAGTATATTTTGCCCGATATTGATTTGATATTGCTTATGAGTGTGAATCCGGGATTTGGAGGGCAGAGTTTTATCCCTCATAGTATCAAAAAATTACAGAATCTTAAGAAAATGCGTGATAGGCTTAATCCTTCTTGTTTGCTTGAGATTGATGGAGGAGTGAGTGATAAAAACATTGCAGATTTAAAGGCTGCTGGGATTGATATGGTTGTGGCTGGGAGTTTTATTTTTAACTCAACTGATTATGCTAAAGCTATTGCTGCACTTAAATAG
- a CDS encoding class 1 fructose-bisphosphatase, translated as MSIIIDTLRESALHIDSLLKDTSTSYMQSINVSGDTQLEIDVKVDTFLSEKLLNIPCVKAICSEEQEEMLYSAHTNAPYIIAYDPLDGSSLIDSNLSIGTIFGIYNEELNAKNLIASGYIIYGPRLEMIIAQEQALHYRYNGSIWRNLGALQLNTKGKINAPGGTQKHWENKHKAMIESLFAQGYRLRYSGGMVPDLHQILVKGGGLFSYPATSDAPNGKLRKLFEVFPFAFVYEKAGGFAINGTQRILDLEVAHLHESTPCFFGSQSEINLVREVYE; from the coding sequence ATAAGCATCATTATTGACACTTTAAGAGAATCTGCCCTGCATATTGATAGTCTTTTAAAAGATACTTCTACAAGCTATATGCAAAGTATAAATGTAAGTGGTGATACGCAGCTTGAAATTGATGTAAAAGTTGATACTTTCTTAAGTGAAAAATTGCTTAATATCCCCTGTGTAAAGGCTATTTGCAGTGAAGAACAAGAAGAAATGCTCTATTCAGCACACACAAATGCACCTTATATTATCGCTTATGACCCTCTTGATGGTTCTTCATTGATTGATAGCAACCTGAGTATAGGCACAATTTTTGGTATTTATAATGAAGAACTCAATGCAAAAAACCTTATTGCAAGTGGATATATCATCTATGGACCACGTCTTGAAATGATAATAGCTCAAGAGCAGGCTTTGCATTATCGCTATAATGGCAGTATATGGCGCAATCTTGGTGCATTGCAGCTCAATACAAAAGGTAAAATTAACGCACCCGGTGGCACACAAAAGCATTGGGAAAATAAACACAAAGCAATGATAGAATCTCTTTTTGCGCAAGGGTATCGTTTGCGCTATTCAGGGGGTATGGTGCCAGATTTACACCAGATTCTTGTAAAAGGTGGAGGACTTTTTAGTTATCCTGCCACAAGTGATGCGCCCAATGGCAAACTTCGCAAGCTTTTTGAGGTATTTCCCTTTGCATTTGTATATGAAAAAGCCGGAGGATTTGCCATAAATGGAACACAAAGAATCTTAGATCTTGAAGTGGCTCATTTGCACGAGAGCACACCTTGTTTTTTTGGTAGTCAAAGTGAAATCAATCTTGTAAGGGAAGTTTATGAATGA
- the metG gene encoding methionine--tRNA ligase gives MCQKILITSPIYYVNDIPHIGHAYTTILCDMLKKFHQLQGNDVKFLTGTDEHGQKIEQSAKKNNQNPQSYADIISMRFKKIWDSFALDYDIFVRTTDTKHCLSVQKAFEIMYAKGDIYKGSYEGHYCISCETFFTQTQLSANNTCPDCGKPTQIVQEESYFFALSKYQDKLLEWYKSHSDFILPQFRQNEVIKFISEGLNDLSITRTSFEWGVPLPERFTHSSDKKHIVYVWLDALLSYISGLGYAQDNESDMAYWDYALHFVGKDILRFHAVYWLAFLMSLELPLPKHIYAHGWWTKDGAKMSKSIGNVINPKEVVDAYGIESLRYFLLREMPFGQDGDFSQKAFIERINAELGNDVGNLLNRLIGMSEKYFALKVDSTQVEKYFVSELNELRHIIAQAVEKMSSMQPHRYIEELWKAFSLGNSVITQYEPWNLMKSAQTDKAMALLGLIANILAQSSLLLYPIMPQSASKIAHALDFEINAQNYEKLIKQGQLLDTFKLNKIPPLFPRIESPLLAESPTNTKENAQNKNTSEKIGLVDIKDFGKLDIRVGTIIECTPVPKSEKLLKLMVDIGESQPRQILSGIAQYYTPQSLINKQVCLIINLKAAKLMGEISEGMILASKDTNGLSLLSVDNPRINGSPIS, from the coding sequence ATGTGCCAAAAGATTCTCATCACCTCCCCCATTTACTATGTAAATGATATTCCCCATATTGGACACGCCTATACCACTATTTTGTGCGATATGCTTAAAAAATTTCATCAATTACAAGGCAATGATGTGAAATTTCTCACAGGCACAGATGAGCACGGACAAAAAATTGAACAATCTGCTAAAAAAAATAATCAGAATCCCCAAAGCTATGCAGATATTATCAGTATGCGATTTAAAAAAATATGGGATAGTTTTGCTTTAGATTATGATATTTTTGTGCGCACCACAGATACTAAACATTGCCTTAGTGTGCAAAAAGCTTTTGAAATAATGTATGCCAAGGGGGATATTTATAAAGGCAGCTATGAGGGGCATTATTGTATTTCGTGTGAGACTTTTTTTACTCAAACACAACTCAGTGCAAACAACACTTGTCCTGATTGTGGCAAACCTACACAAATTGTGCAAGAAGAGAGTTATTTTTTCGCTTTAAGTAAATATCAAGATAAGCTTTTAGAGTGGTATAAATCTCACTCTGATTTTATTTTGCCACAATTTCGCCAAAATGAAGTCATCAAATTTATAAGCGAAGGGCTTAATGACCTCTCTATCACGCGCACAAGCTTTGAGTGGGGTGTGCCTTTACCAGAGCGTTTTACGCACTCTAGTGATAAAAAACACATTGTATATGTGTGGCTTGACGCGCTTTTAAGCTATATAAGTGGGTTAGGCTACGCACAAGACAATGAGAGTGATATGGCATATTGGGATTATGCCCTGCATTTTGTTGGCAAAGACATTTTGCGATTCCACGCAGTATATTGGTTGGCATTTTTAATGAGCCTTGAGCTGCCCTTGCCAAAGCACATTTATGCGCACGGCTGGTGGACAAAAGATGGCGCAAAAATGAGCAAAAGTATAGGCAATGTGATTAATCCAAAAGAAGTTGTAGATGCCTATGGTATAGAATCTTTGCGATATTTCTTGCTAAGAGAAATGCCATTTGGACAAGATGGAGACTTTAGCCAAAAAGCTTTCATTGAGCGCATTAATGCTGAACTGGGTAATGATGTGGGCAATCTGCTTAATCGCCTCATTGGTATGAGTGAGAAATATTTTGCACTTAAAGTAGATTCAACGCAAGTAGAGAAATATTTTGTCTCCGAACTTAATGAATTAAGACACATTATCGCTCAAGCAGTAGAAAAAATGTCCTCTATGCAGCCACATCGCTATATTGAAGAGCTATGGAAAGCTTTTAGTTTAGGCAATAGTGTCATTACTCAATACGAACCTTGGAATCTTATGAAATCTGCACAAACCGATAAAGCAATGGCTCTGCTTGGCTTAATTGCCAATATTTTAGCCCAAAGTAGCCTTTTACTCTATCCAATTATGCCTCAAAGTGCGAGTAAAATTGCTCACGCACTTGATTTTGAAATAAATGCGCAAAATTATGAAAAACTCATCAAGCAAGGACAACTTCTTGATACTTTTAAACTCAATAAAATTCCTCCGCTTTTTCCTCGTATAGAATCTCCACTGCTTGCAGAATCCCCCACAAACACCAAAGAAAATGCTCAAAACAAAAATACATCTGAAAAAATAGGGCTCGTTGATATTAAAGATTTTGGCAAACTTGATATACGCGTAGGAACAATCATAGAATGCACCCCCGTCCCAAAAAGTGAAAAACTCCTCAAATTAATGGTGGATATTGGCGAGTCTCAACCGCGTCAGATTCTTTCAGGCATCGCTCAATACTATACGCCTCAATCCCTTATCAACAAACAAGTATGCCTTATTATCAATCTTAAAGCAGCCAAGCTTATGGGGGAAATCAGTGAGGGAATGATACTTGCTAGTAAAGATACAAACGGCTTGTCTTTGCTTAGTGTAGATAATCCACGAATCAATGGAAGTCCGATAAGTTAA